One part of the Streptomyces ferrugineus genome encodes these proteins:
- a CDS encoding TetR/AcrR family transcriptional regulator has translation MTPIRHNYSDGDTVLDAVRDCVLAVGVRRTTLTDVARRAGVSRMTLYRRWPDVRSLVGDLMTREWVAVATGAMPERRPGTDTRDLIVEGLVAGAKAFRAHPLFLKIVDVDPELLLPYVLDRRGASQEALLALLGDALREGHADGSVRDGHVERQARSLLLIVQSFTLSLRTMTDEDDADLSSDAFLTELRSILERTLTP, from the coding sequence ATGACGCCTATTCGTCACAACTACTCGGACGGCGACACCGTGCTCGACGCGGTGCGCGACTGCGTCCTGGCCGTCGGGGTCCGCCGTACGACGCTGACCGACGTGGCCCGCCGCGCGGGTGTCTCGCGGATGACGCTGTACCGGCGGTGGCCCGATGTGCGCTCCCTGGTGGGGGACCTGATGACCCGGGAGTGGGTCGCGGTCGCCACCGGCGCCATGCCCGAACGGCGGCCCGGTACGGACACGCGCGACCTGATCGTCGAGGGGCTGGTGGCCGGGGCGAAGGCCTTCCGCGCCCACCCGCTCTTCCTGAAGATCGTCGACGTCGATCCGGAACTGCTCCTGCCCTACGTCCTCGACCGCCGCGGCGCGAGCCAGGAGGCGCTGCTCGCCCTGCTCGGCGACGCGCTGCGGGAGGGCCACGCCGACGGATCCGTACGCGACGGCCACGTGGAACGGCAGGCGCGGTCCCTGCTGCTGATCGTCCAGTCCTTCACCCTGTCCCTGCGGACCATGACCGACGAGGACGACGCCGACCTGAGCAGCGACGCGTTCCTGACGGAACTGCGCAGCATCCTGGAGAGGACCCTCACGCCATGA
- a CDS encoding glycerol-3-phosphate dehydrogenase/oxidase, which produces MTAATDLPGSSLSAARRSRELAATVGGPAVDVLVVGLGATGAGAALDAAARGLTVAAVDAHDLAFGTSRFSSKLIHGGLRYLASAQLDVAHESAVERGVLMERTAPHLVRAQPFVLPLTPLVSRAQSALAWAGFRAGDTLRLAARTARATLPAPRRLSTVETRHLAPALRTQGLRGGLLSWDGRLTDDARLVTAIARTAAAHHARILTRVRVLELTASGARIRDELTGEEGEIRARAVINASGVWAGGLVDGIRIRPSRGTHLVLRSEHLGPLPAGLHVPVPGETNRFVLVLPQGDGRVYVGLTDEPVEGDIPDVPDVPESDIGFLLDVLGSVLDVPVRRDDVVGAFAGLRPLLDTTPAAHSGGASRTSDISRRHAVLTSPEGVTTVLGGKLTTYRRMAEDAVDAAVAAHRLPAGPSRTASLPLVGAASPEALGAVRAPRRLVQRYGTEAAAVQALTARDPRLGGPVLPGHPVTAAELLWAVRHEGALHESDLLDRRTRIGLVPADRAAALDAVREVLGEVSAQVGDV; this is translated from the coding sequence ATGACCGCCGCCACCGACCTGCCCGGATCGTCACTGTCCGCCGCCCGCCGCTCGCGTGAACTCGCCGCGACCGTGGGCGGTCCGGCCGTGGACGTCCTGGTCGTCGGGCTGGGCGCGACGGGCGCCGGGGCCGCGCTGGACGCCGCCGCCCGGGGGCTGACGGTGGCCGCCGTCGACGCCCATGACCTGGCCTTCGGCACCTCGCGCTTCAGCAGCAAGCTCATCCACGGCGGGCTGCGCTATCTCGCCTCGGCGCAGCTCGACGTCGCCCACGAGAGCGCGGTCGAGCGCGGGGTGCTGATGGAGCGCACGGCACCGCATCTGGTGCGGGCCCAGCCCTTCGTGCTGCCGCTGACCCCCCTGGTCTCCCGTGCCCAGTCCGCCCTGGCCTGGGCGGGCTTCCGGGCCGGCGACACCCTGCGCCTGGCGGCCCGCACCGCCCGGGCCACCCTGCCCGCACCGCGCCGCCTCTCCACGGTGGAGACCCGGCATCTCGCCCCCGCACTGCGCACCCAGGGACTGCGCGGCGGCCTGCTGTCCTGGGACGGCCGGCTCACCGACGACGCCCGTCTGGTGACCGCGATCGCCCGCACCGCCGCCGCCCACCACGCGCGGATCCTGACGCGTGTCAGGGTCCTGGAACTCACCGCGTCCGGCGCCCGCATACGGGACGAGCTCACCGGCGAGGAGGGCGAGATCAGGGCCCGTGCCGTGATCAACGCGTCCGGGGTCTGGGCGGGCGGCCTGGTGGACGGCATCCGGATCCGCCCCTCGCGCGGCACCCATCTCGTGCTGCGCTCCGAGCACCTCGGCCCGCTGCCCGCGGGGCTGCATGTGCCGGTCCCCGGCGAGACCAACCGCTTCGTCCTCGTGCTGCCGCAGGGCGACGGCCGGGTCTACGTCGGCCTCACCGACGAGCCCGTCGAGGGCGACATCCCCGACGTCCCCGACGTGCCCGAGAGCGACATCGGCTTCCTGCTCGACGTCCTCGGCTCGGTCCTGGACGTCCCGGTCCGACGCGACGACGTCGTGGGCGCGTTCGCGGGCCTGCGTCCGCTGCTCGACACCACGCCGGCGGCACACTCGGGCGGTGCGTCACGGACCTCCGACATCTCCCGCCGGCACGCGGTCCTCACCTCGCCGGAGGGCGTGACCACCGTGCTCGGCGGCAAGCTCACCACGTACCGGCGGATGGCCGAGGACGCCGTCGACGCCGCCGTCGCCGCACACCGCCTCCCGGCCGGCCCCTCCCGCACCGCCTCCCTCCCCCTCGTCGGCGCCGCGTCACCCGAGGCCCTCGGTGCCGTCCGGGCACCGCGCCGCCTCGTCCAGCGCTACGGCACCGAGGCGGCGGCCGTCCAGGCGCTCACCGCGCGCGATCCCCGGCTGGGCGGACCCGTACTGCCGGGCCATCCCGTCACAGCCGCCGAACTCCTGTGGGCCGTACGCCACGAAGGCGCCCTCCACGAGTCCGACCTGCTCGACCGGCGCACCCGCATCGGACTGGTGCCGGCCGACCGGGCGGCGGCGCTGGACGCCGTGCGCGAGGTGCTGGGTGAGGTGTCGGCGCAGGTGGGTGACGTGTAG
- a CDS encoding RICIN domain-containing protein, which translates to MAHRTRKRRLLGAIGITALATGTVLATTTLPLAHAETAAATAAVTVRPDPSYRQEKFEGWGTSLVWFANATGDYPPAIREKLAKLLFGDAGLALNIARYNIGGGNAPDVKDYLRAGGAVEGWWKAPAGTTREDVDWWDADDPADWNDKADATQRWWVDRIKKDITHWETFSNSPPWFMTESGYVSGNFDAGKDQLKTESVDDFAKYLVGATERLEKAHRIKVDTLDPFNEPNTDYWGTKLGPDGEPVGGRQEGAHIGPELQQKVIRALGPTLAKSRTHAEISAMDETNPGKFATNWNSYPQEVRDLVGQMNVHTYGTGQRTTVRDLAKAADKPLWMSEVEGDWGDGQSFTDMRPGLGLAQRIVDDLRELEPRAWVFWQPVEDYDNMKPGGESAKGGNWGEIQLSFSCTSKDTLESCPIYTNTKFDTARNFTHYIKPGDRLIKTNDTSSTAALSRKGDAATVVHVNSTTGAREVTLDLSKFGRVSSRATVTPVVTSADGKLERQKPVRVTGRQATVTVPAQSVTSFLVKGVSGVAREAAELQKGHTYRLTGVQSGKDLTIADNGTGLVIKSADAADPSGQQWRLKQIRGHDNRKRYVFTEATEGKRLAVREGALVAEPDRGRRDNAAQWIMSTTGDGTWTLVNAATGQLPDVAGQSTNEGAAVGVWQPNSGANQRWKVTDVTADSPSDYDGSQAG; encoded by the coding sequence ATGGCACACCGCACGCGCAAGAGAAGGCTCCTCGGGGCCATCGGCATCACCGCCCTGGCGACCGGAACCGTCCTGGCCACCACCACGCTGCCTCTCGCGCACGCCGAGACGGCCGCGGCCACCGCCGCGGTCACGGTCCGGCCCGACCCCTCCTACCGGCAGGAGAAGTTCGAGGGCTGGGGCACCAGCCTGGTCTGGTTCGCCAACGCCACCGGCGACTACCCGCCCGCGATACGGGAGAAGCTGGCCAAGCTCCTCTTCGGGGACGCCGGCCTCGCGCTGAACATCGCCCGCTACAACATCGGCGGCGGCAACGCCCCGGACGTCAAGGACTACCTGCGCGCAGGCGGCGCGGTCGAGGGCTGGTGGAAGGCCCCGGCGGGCACCACCCGCGAGGACGTCGACTGGTGGGACGCCGACGACCCCGCCGACTGGAACGACAAGGCCGACGCCACTCAGCGCTGGTGGGTCGACCGCATCAAGAAGGACATCACCCACTGGGAGACGTTCAGCAACTCGCCGCCGTGGTTCATGACCGAGAGCGGCTATGTGTCCGGCAACTTCGACGCGGGCAAGGACCAGCTCAAGACCGAGTCCGTGGACGACTTCGCCAAGTACCTGGTGGGTGCGACCGAACGCCTCGAGAAGGCGCACCGCATCAAGGTCGACACCCTGGACCCGTTCAACGAGCCGAACACCGACTACTGGGGCACCAAGCTCGGCCCGGACGGCGAGCCCGTGGGCGGCCGTCAGGAGGGGGCCCACATCGGCCCCGAACTCCAGCAGAAGGTGATCCGCGCGCTGGGTCCGACCCTTGCGAAGTCCCGTACGCACGCGGAGATATCCGCGATGGACGAGACCAACCCCGGCAAATTCGCCACCAACTGGAACTCCTACCCGCAGGAGGTCCGTGACCTCGTCGGCCAGATGAACGTCCACACCTACGGCACCGGCCAGCGCACCACCGTGCGGGACCTGGCCAAGGCCGCGGACAAGCCGCTGTGGATGAGCGAGGTCGAGGGCGACTGGGGCGACGGACAGAGCTTCACGGACATGCGGCCGGGTCTCGGCCTGGCCCAGCGCATCGTCGACGACCTGCGTGAACTGGAGCCCCGTGCCTGGGTGTTCTGGCAGCCCGTCGAGGACTACGACAACATGAAGCCCGGCGGCGAGTCCGCGAAGGGCGGCAACTGGGGCGAGATCCAGCTCTCGTTCAGCTGCACCTCGAAGGACACCCTCGAAAGCTGCCCGATCTACACCAACACCAAGTTCGACACGGCCCGTAACTTCACCCACTACATCAAGCCCGGCGACCGGCTGATCAAGACGAACGACACCTCCAGCACGGCCGCGCTCTCCCGCAAGGGCGACGCGGCGACCGTCGTCCACGTCAACAGCACCACCGGGGCCCGTGAGGTCACCCTCGACCTGTCGAAGTTCGGGCGAGTCTCCTCCCGGGCCACCGTCACCCCGGTGGTGACCAGCGCCGACGGCAAGCTGGAGCGGCAGAAGCCGGTCCGGGTCACCGGCAGGCAGGCCACGGTCACCGTGCCCGCCCAGTCCGTGACGTCCTTCCTCGTCAAGGGCGTGTCCGGGGTGGCCCGGGAAGCGGCCGAGCTCCAGAAGGGCCACACCTACCGGCTCACCGGCGTCCAGAGCGGCAAGGACCTCACGATCGCCGACAACGGCACCGGCCTCGTCATCAAGAGCGCCGACGCCGCCGATCCGAGCGGCCAGCAGTGGCGGCTCAAGCAGATCCGCGGCCATGACAACCGCAAGCGGTACGTCTTCACCGAGGCGACGGAGGGCAAGCGTCTGGCCGTCCGGGAGGGCGCCCTGGTGGCCGAGCCCGACCGGGGCCGCCGCGACAACGCCGCCCAGTGGATCATGTCGACCACCGGCGACGGCACCTGGACTCTCGTCAACGCCGCCACCGGCCAGCTTCCCGACGTCGCCGGCCAGTCCACGAACGAAGGTGCCGCAGTCGGCGTCTGGCAGCCCAACTCCGGCGCCAACCAACGCTGGAAGGTGACCGACGTGACGGCGGACTCCCCGTCGGACTACGACGGCTCACAGGCCGGGTAG
- a CDS encoding YegS/Rv2252/BmrU family lipid kinase has translation MRQFTAIVNPTAGGSAAAAALLDVARPLREAGADLETQYSRSLAHAQELARDAGARGRVVLAVGGDGMAGGVGGALSGTDALLGLVPAGRGNDFARALDLPTDPAALAVALLNHEPREVDIIEVESAVHQRTVALGSVYAGVDALANRHANNATLLRGAASYYAGGLRAVTTWRAARYRVTVDGQEHLHTGYTVVAANSGYYGSGRLIAPDARVDDGLLEVVMIREAPRRLFFALMNELKTGAHVRRPEVRILRGKEIRIAADREVPYGADGEVEAILPVTVRVLPGALRVLC, from the coding sequence ATGAGACAGTTCACCGCCATCGTCAACCCCACGGCGGGCGGATCCGCCGCAGCCGCCGCGCTGCTGGACGTGGCCCGGCCGCTGCGGGAGGCCGGGGCCGACCTGGAGACCCAGTACAGCCGCAGCCTCGCCCACGCCCAGGAACTGGCGCGGGACGCCGGAGCGCGGGGCCGGGTGGTGCTCGCCGTCGGCGGCGACGGCATGGCCGGCGGCGTCGGCGGCGCCCTCAGCGGCACCGACGCCCTGCTGGGCCTGGTCCCGGCCGGACGCGGCAACGACTTCGCCCGGGCGCTCGACCTGCCCACCGACCCGGCGGCGCTCGCCGTGGCGCTGCTGAACCACGAGCCCCGCGAGGTCGACATCATCGAGGTCGAGTCGGCCGTCCACCAGCGCACGGTGGCCCTCGGCAGCGTCTACGCCGGCGTCGACGCGCTGGCCAACCGCCACGCCAACAACGCCACCCTGCTGCGCGGCGCCGCTTCCTACTACGCGGGCGGCCTGCGCGCCGTCACCACCTGGCGCGCCGCTCGCTACCGGGTCACCGTCGACGGCCAGGAACACCTGCACACCGGCTACACGGTCGTCGCCGCCAACTCCGGCTACTACGGATCGGGCCGGCTCATCGCGCCCGACGCCCGCGTGGACGACGGCCTGCTGGAAGTCGTGATGATCCGGGAGGCACCGCGCCGGCTGTTCTTCGCCCTGATGAACGAGCTCAAGACCGGAGCCCATGTCCGCCGCCCCGAGGTGCGGATCCTGCGCGGCAAGGAGATACGGATCGCGGCCGACCGCGAGGTGCCCTACGGCGCCGACGGCGAGGTCGAGGCCATCCTGCCGGTCACGGTCAGAGTCCTGCCGGGAGCGCTGCGCGTACTGTGCTGA
- a CDS encoding LacI family DNA-binding transcriptional regulator, translated as MADVARVAGVSSQTVSRVSNGFPGVTDETRRQVLAAMRELGYRPNSAARALKRGEFRTLGVITFSLSTMGNIRTLEAIATSAAQQGYAVTLLPVAVPTQDEVNGAFSRLGELAVDAVIVIMEIHLLDAATVSLPPGVQVVVADSDAGDRYTVVDTDQVGGARDAVRHLLDLGHDTVWHLAGPEGSFAAQRRANAWRATLTEAGRLPPPLVRGDWSAESGYRAGLRLADQQDCTAVFAANDQMALGLLRALHERGRRVPDDISVVGFDDIPESASFLPPLTTIHQDFAEVGRLCVEGVLGKIRRPVQETTGHGTTLVPTRLVRRDSTAPPPPGQERHAARPRS; from the coding sequence ATGGCCGATGTCGCCCGTGTAGCGGGCGTCTCCTCCCAGACGGTCTCCCGTGTCTCCAACGGCTTCCCCGGCGTCACCGACGAGACCCGTCGACAGGTCCTGGCCGCCATGCGGGAGCTGGGCTACCGGCCCAACAGTGCCGCGCGGGCGCTCAAGCGCGGCGAGTTCCGCACCCTCGGCGTGATCACCTTCTCCCTGTCCACCATGGGGAACATCCGCACCCTCGAGGCCATCGCCACGTCCGCCGCCCAGCAGGGCTACGCCGTCACGCTCCTTCCCGTCGCCGTGCCGACCCAGGACGAGGTGAACGGGGCCTTCTCCCGCCTGGGCGAACTCGCCGTGGACGCCGTCATCGTCATCATGGAGATACACCTGCTCGACGCCGCGACCGTCTCGCTGCCGCCCGGCGTCCAGGTCGTGGTGGCCGACTCGGACGCCGGCGACCGCTACACCGTGGTCGACACCGACCAGGTGGGCGGAGCCCGCGACGCCGTGCGGCATCTGCTGGACCTCGGTCACGACACGGTGTGGCATCTGGCGGGCCCCGAGGGCTCGTTCGCCGCCCAGCGCCGCGCCAACGCCTGGCGCGCCACCCTCACCGAGGCCGGCCGCCTCCCACCGCCCCTCGTGCGCGGCGACTGGTCGGCCGAATCCGGTTACCGGGCCGGGCTCCGACTCGCCGACCAGCAGGACTGCACGGCCGTGTTCGCCGCCAACGACCAGATGGCGCTGGGGCTGCTGCGCGCCCTGCACGAACGCGGCCGGAGAGTGCCCGACGACATCAGCGTCGTCGGCTTCGACGACATCCCCGAATCCGCGTCCTTCCTGCCTCCCCTCACCACCATCCACCAGGACTTCGCCGAAGTGGGACGACTCTGCGTGGAAGGGGTCCTCGGCAAGATCCGCCGACCCGTACAGGAGACGACGGGACATGGCACCACACTCGTCCCGACCCGCCTCGTACGGCGCGACAGCACCGCACCGCCACCACCGGGCCAGGAGCGTCACGCGGCACGACCGCGGTCATGA
- a CDS encoding CGNR zinc finger domain-containing protein: MHARFPEFRLGKVLATSFTATLTERRGDAVERIPTPQRLVDWLAVNGLAVDSCTTAQLELARELRESIHAALTAAAIQDPLPASAVQVINDRSTQGRAAAILTPENNRQWRLSSTSCVEDALSVIAADSISIIAGERDGRLALCASPTCRAAFFDTSQSRTRKWCDMNTCGNRQKKARFNANKRKSSG, from the coding sequence ATGCATGCTCGGTTCCCTGAATTCCGTCTCGGTAAGGTGCTGGCGACCAGCTTCACGGCGACCCTGACGGAGCGTCGCGGCGACGCTGTGGAACGTATTCCCACGCCGCAACGACTCGTCGACTGGCTGGCGGTGAATGGCCTGGCCGTGGATTCCTGCACCACCGCCCAGCTCGAACTCGCTCGGGAACTGAGGGAATCAATCCACGCCGCCTTGACAGCGGCCGCGATCCAAGACCCTCTCCCTGCGTCTGCTGTCCAGGTCATCAATGACCGCAGTACTCAGGGTCGGGCCGCGGCCATTCTGACGCCCGAGAACAATCGGCAATGGCGACTCAGCTCGACTTCCTGCGTGGAGGATGCGCTGAGCGTTATCGCCGCCGACTCGATCAGCATCATCGCAGGCGAACGAGACGGAAGACTGGCCTTGTGCGCATCGCCAACCTGCCGAGCCGCCTTCTTCGACACCAGCCAAAGCCGCACCCGCAAATGGTGCGACATGAACACGTGCGGGAATCGTCAGAAGAAGGCGCGCTTCAATGCCAACAAGCGCAAGAGCTCCGGATAA
- a CDS encoding epoxide hydrolase family protein yields the protein MPSEVQAGEVQAFEAHATDADLDDLRARLVAARLPEAETVYRAAPDPRRWAQGVPLADLVDVVDYWRTGYNWRSFEARLNRIGQFRTTIDGLGIHFLHRRSARADATPLILTHGWPGSIAEFVDLVDELADPKDADAPAFHVVVPSLPGFGYSDKPATTGWGIEKIAAAWVELMGRIGYSKFVAHGGDWGGVITTVLGGRFPTHVLGIHTTTAQAPPGLTTDGLTAAERTWAEDTRDFWRHRAAYAKQQATRPQTIGYSLVDSPVGLLAWILDKFAEWTDTEDSPFERISRDRVLDDVTLYWLTRTGASSARIYYESHDSLDPDLRVDVPSAISVYPRDIEKCPRAWAQERFRQIVRWRSPEAGGHFPSLEVPEYFVKDLQGGLAAVLAANR from the coding sequence ATGCCCAGCGAGGTGCAAGCAGGCGAGGTGCAAGCATTTGAAGCCCACGCAACTGACGCTGACCTCGACGATCTGCGCGCGCGATTGGTCGCGGCGCGGCTCCCGGAAGCTGAGACGGTCTATCGCGCGGCGCCCGACCCTCGCCGATGGGCACAGGGCGTTCCTCTTGCCGACCTCGTCGATGTCGTGGACTACTGGCGCACCGGGTACAACTGGCGCTCGTTCGAAGCGCGCCTTAACCGGATCGGCCAGTTCCGCACGACCATTGACGGTCTGGGTATTCACTTCCTGCACCGTCGATCCGCACGCGCAGATGCCACTCCTCTGATCTTGACGCACGGCTGGCCGGGCAGCATTGCTGAGTTCGTCGACCTAGTGGATGAGCTGGCAGATCCGAAAGATGCGGACGCGCCGGCGTTCCACGTCGTGGTCCCGTCGTTGCCAGGCTTTGGCTACAGCGACAAGCCGGCCACCACCGGGTGGGGAATCGAGAAGATCGCGGCCGCGTGGGTGGAACTGATGGGAAGGATCGGCTACAGCAAGTTCGTAGCCCACGGCGGCGACTGGGGTGGTGTGATCACTACGGTCCTCGGCGGCAGGTTCCCGACGCACGTTCTCGGTATCCACACAACGACCGCGCAGGCACCGCCCGGGTTGACGACGGACGGGCTGACGGCGGCCGAGCGCACATGGGCCGAGGACACCCGCGATTTCTGGCGCCACCGCGCGGCGTACGCGAAGCAGCAGGCGACCCGACCGCAGACCATCGGCTACTCGCTCGTCGACTCACCAGTCGGGCTTCTCGCCTGGATCCTTGACAAGTTCGCTGAGTGGACAGATACCGAGGACAGCCCGTTCGAGAGGATTTCCAGGGACAGGGTTCTCGACGACGTCACCCTGTATTGGCTGACGCGGACCGGCGCGTCGTCGGCCCGCATCTACTACGAAAGCCACGACTCGCTCGACCCCGACCTTCGGGTCGATGTCCCGTCAGCAATCAGTGTGTATCCCCGGGACATCGAGAAGTGCCCGCGTGCCTGGGCACAGGAGCGGTTCCGGCAGATCGTCCGATGGAGGTCCCCTGAAGCCGGGGGACATTTCCCGTCGCTGGAGGTTCCCGAGTATTTCGTCAAGGATCTGCAAGGAGGCCTCGCGGCAGTGCTGGCCGCCAATCGGTGA
- a CDS encoding FAD-binding oxidoreductase: MDMLWSGWGDPAKAAPLPETVVGLLRDLLGVKPRTAGPVALDDIAVPEPGLEPAARQALSAAVGGAEHVRTDAETRIRHTRGKSTPDLLRIRDGEVDDVPAAVVLPAGHDDVLAVLRACAEHGLPVVPFGGGTSVVGGLAPARRGPFVALDLRRMDQLLALDPVSRTATLQPGLRGPQAEALLAEHGFTLGHFPQSFEWASIGGFAAARSSGQASAGYGRFDEMVLGLTLATPEGTIDSGRAPRSAAGPDLRQLLLGSEGAFGVITSVTVRIRPVPETCVYEGWRFDSFEAGAAALRRLAQDGPRPTVLRLSDETETLVGLAQPDAIGAADAGQRSAGCMAIAGYEGTDEDITYRRQRGSAVLRECGGTPLGEDPGQRWAHGRYSAPYLRDSLLDAGAFVETLETATFWSRVPELYAAVRDALATTLTEAGTPPLIMCHISHVYENGASLYFTVVSAQGDEPVAHWERAKHAANEAILAAGGTITHHHGVGTDHRDWYVREAGPLGIDALRAVKRRLDPAGLLNPGVLLPLD; this comes from the coding sequence ATGGACATGCTGTGGAGCGGCTGGGGCGACCCGGCCAAGGCGGCGCCGCTGCCCGAGACCGTGGTCGGCCTGCTTCGAGACCTGCTCGGAGTCAAGCCGCGCACCGCCGGGCCGGTCGCCCTGGACGACATAGCCGTGCCCGAGCCGGGACTCGAACCCGCCGCCCGCCAGGCCCTGTCCGCCGCGGTCGGCGGGGCGGAGCACGTGCGCACCGACGCCGAGACCCGCATCCGCCACACCCGCGGCAAGTCCACCCCCGACCTGCTGCGGATCCGCGACGGCGAGGTCGACGACGTCCCCGCGGCGGTCGTCCTCCCCGCCGGCCACGACGACGTCCTCGCCGTACTGCGCGCCTGCGCCGAACACGGCCTGCCCGTGGTCCCGTTCGGGGGCGGCACCTCCGTCGTCGGCGGCCTCGCCCCCGCCCGGCGCGGCCCCTTCGTCGCCCTGGACCTGCGCCGCATGGACCAGTTGCTCGCCCTCGACCCGGTCTCCCGCACCGCCACCCTGCAACCCGGACTGCGCGGGCCGCAGGCCGAGGCACTGCTGGCCGAACACGGCTTCACCCTCGGCCACTTCCCCCAGTCCTTCGAGTGGGCGAGCATCGGGGGATTCGCCGCCGCCCGCTCCAGCGGTCAGGCATCCGCCGGCTACGGCCGCTTCGACGAGATGGTCCTGGGCCTGACCCTCGCGACCCCCGAGGGCACCATCGACTCGGGCCGCGCACCGCGCTCGGCGGCCGGGCCCGACCTGCGCCAGCTCCTGCTCGGCTCGGAGGGCGCGTTCGGCGTCATCACGTCCGTGACCGTGCGGATCCGACCCGTCCCCGAGACATGTGTCTACGAGGGCTGGCGCTTCGACTCCTTCGAGGCGGGCGCCGCCGCACTGCGCCGGCTCGCCCAGGACGGCCCCCGTCCGACGGTGCTGCGGCTGTCCGACGAGACCGAGACCCTCGTCGGCCTCGCCCAGCCCGACGCCATCGGCGCCGCCGACGCCGGGCAGCGGTCCGCCGGATGCATGGCGATCGCCGGCTACGAGGGCACGGACGAGGACATCACGTACCGCAGGCAGCGGGGCTCGGCCGTGCTGCGGGAGTGCGGCGGAACCCCGCTGGGCGAGGACCCGGGGCAGCGCTGGGCGCACGGCCGCTACTCGGCGCCCTATCTGCGGGACTCCCTGCTGGACGCCGGGGCGTTCGTCGAGACGCTGGAGACGGCGACCTTCTGGTCACGCGTCCCCGAGCTCTACGCGGCCGTCCGTGACGCCCTCGCCACGACACTCACCGAGGCCGGCACCCCACCGCTGATCATGTGCCACATCTCCCACGTCTACGAGAACGGCGCCTCGCTGTACTTCACCGTCGTCTCGGCCCAGGGCGACGAACCGGTCGCACACTGGGAGAGGGCCAAGCACGCCGCCAACGAGGCGATCCTCGCCGCGGGCGGCACGATCACCCACCACCACGGCGTGGGCACCGACCACCGCGACTGGTACGTCCGCGAGGCCGGCCCCCTGGGCATCGACGCGCTGCGTGCCGTGAAGCGGCGACTGGACCCGGCGGGCCTGCTCAACCCCGGCGTGCTGCTGCCGCTCGACTGA
- a CDS encoding SseB family protein — MTEIPAEVFESVARKALQDLSTTGDVRALEALAGCDVLIPAIGGIRYTRSHSELVRLVLPVIESVHDAPAVMVFTSEERLFRAFPQVPCYRPVTLRDLASRWPSDEVLLVIDAGDEDELTLSAHRARWLLGRCLV, encoded by the coding sequence ATGACTGAGATCCCGGCAGAGGTCTTCGAATCGGTGGCACGGAAGGCTCTGCAAGACCTGTCCACCACGGGGGACGTACGGGCGCTCGAAGCGCTGGCTGGCTGTGACGTGCTGATCCCTGCGATCGGCGGCATCCGATATACGCGTAGCCACAGTGAGCTGGTGCGGCTTGTGCTGCCGGTGATCGAGAGTGTCCATGACGCCCCTGCGGTCATGGTCTTCACCTCGGAGGAACGACTGTTCAGGGCCTTTCCCCAGGTGCCCTGCTACAGGCCGGTCACCCTGCGGGACCTGGCCTCCCGCTGGCCGAGCGATGAGGTGCTGCTGGTGATCGACGCCGGGGACGAGGACGAGCTGACCCTGTCCGCGCACAGGGCGCGGTGGCTGCTGGGTCGCTGCCTCGTGTGA